GGCGATCGTGATGATCGGCGTGTTCGGCCTCTATCTCGTTGCCCGGCAATGGGACGCCTTCATCGGCACCTTCGTCGACCTGTTCTCGGTAACCGGCGCCATCTACTTCGCCATCACGCTCGGTGGGCTCAAGGTGGTGCACGAGCTCGGCCATGCCTATACGGCCAAGCGCTATGGTTGCCGCGTGCCGACCATGGGCGTGGCGCTGCTGGTGATGGTGCCCGTGCTCTATTCCGACGTGAACGAGTCGTGGATGCTGACGTCACGCCGCCGGCGCTTGGCGATCGGCCTTGCAGGCGTGACGGCGGAGCTCTGCTGCGCGGCGATCGCGCTGTGTGTCTGGGGCTTCCTGCCTCCGGGACCGGCCCGCAGCGCGGCGTTCCTGGTCGCCACGTCGACCTGGGTCACGACCGTCTTGATCAATCTCAGCCCGTTCATGCGTTATGACGGTTACTACGTGTTGTCGGATTGGCTGGAGACGCCCAATTTGCACACCCGCGCCTTCGCGCTGGCGCGTTGGTGGTTGCGGGAGACGCTGCTCGGCCTCGGCGATCCGCCGCCGGAGGCGCTGCCGGCCGGCCGCCAGACCTTTCTCGTCGTCTTCGCCTTTATCACCTGGATCTATCGGTTCTCGCTGTTCATCGGCATCGCCGTGATCGTCTACCATTTCGCCGTGAAGGCGCTGGGGATCGTGATGATGGCCGTCGAAATCGGCTACTTCCTGATCCGGCCGGTCGCCTCCGAAGGGTTAACCTGGTGGCGTCGGCGCCACGAGTTGCGATGGAGCCCGAAAACCCTGCTGACGGCCGCGATCGCGGCGGGCCTCGTCGGACTGCTGCTGGTGCCGTGGCGGTCGACCATCGAGGCGCCGGCGCTGCTGCGCAGCGTGCAGCGTATCGACGTCTTCGTGTCCGATGTCGGGGCGCGTGTCGCAACCATCGCGGTGCAGGACGGCGACGAGGTGGCCAAGGGCGCGCCGCTCGTGCGCCTAGTCTCGCCCGACCTCGACTACCGGATCGGACGGCTGAAATCCGAGATCGAGGTGCTGGAATGGCAGATGGCCGCCAAGGGCCTCGACGCCGATCTCTTGGCGCGCAGCCAGGTGACGGAAAGCGAATATGCCGCCGCATTGTCGGAATATCGCAGCCTGTCCGACGAGAAGGCGCGCCTCGACACCACGGCGCCGATTGCCGGCAAGGTCGTGGACCTCGTCGAGGGTCTTGCTCCCGGCGTCTGGATGCCGGCCAAATCGCGCCTGCTGTCGGTGATCGATCCGAAACAGGTGATGGTCGAGGCCTATGTCGATGAGGCCGATCTCGGCCGGATACGCGCAGGCGACCGCGCGACGTTCTACGCAGAGGCCGACAATCGCATCGAGGCGCAGCTGCGCGTCGTCGAGGTCGCCGGCGGCAGCGCGCACACGCTGTCCGACCCCTATCTCGCCTCCGTCTTCGGTGGTCCCATCGCCGTGCGCAGCCCGAAGCAAAACGAGTTGATTCCGGATCGAACGATTTATCGCGTCGTGCTGGCGCCTGATGGCGATGCGGTGACACCGAGCCGCGTGCTGCGCGGCCGCGTCGCGCTTTCGGGAGAGGCGGTCAGCATTGCGGCGCGGCTCTGGCGAACGCTGCTTGCCGTGGTCATCCGCGAAGCGAGCCCGTAAGCGACAGCGGCCTCACCGTCCGAGCCCGCCCTCGGGAATGCAGTAATTGATTGTAAATCCGGTCGAGCGCGAGCCATCGCGGCGCGTCGCGCAGCAATCCTGCACACGGAGCGCGGAGGTCGCATCGATGCAGTCCCGGTAGCGGGACCCCGTGACCACGCAGCTCGCCGCCTTCTCTCCGCTGCATTGATGCGTGCCGGAGGCCGAATAGGTGCGTAAGTCGAGTTGCGCTGCGACTCGACCGGGAAGCAGCGGCGTCAAGGCAAGCAATCCGATCAGGAGAGCCCGTCCCGCCATGGTGGAGCGTCGTTCGCGTGCATGTCGTTGAACCGCATTCATCTTCAGCCCCATCGCCGTTCAATATCGCAGGAATATGGGCAGCCGGCTGCGCCTGCACCAGTTGGTCGCCCGACTCTACCAAAGGTACCCAAACCATGCCGCCAATCGAGGGAACCAAACGCGCTCTGCCACTCTGACGCGATGTATTTTCATCGATGTGGCGGAATTGTCACATCCACAGGTTGAGGCGCCTGATAGTCTGCCTACAAAGAGATTCAATTAAGGGCAGCGGGGGCTCAACGTGACCATCTGTGGAAAACCGCGCCTGCCGTTGCGGCAGTTGCTGGCGGTTGTCACCACCATCCTGGTTGGGGGATGCTCCCTCGTTCCGCATCCGATGACGGATGATGAACGGGCTGCAGAACTGCAGATCGACACCGCCGCGATGTTCGCGGGACAGGAGCCCCTCAACCATCCGCTGACCTTGCACGAGGCCCTGGCACGCGCGCTCAAGTACAATCTCGATGCGCGTGTGAAAGTGATGGAGGAAGCGCTCGCCTCCGATGATCTCGATCTCTCCCGCTACGATCTGCTGCCCAAGGCCGGCTACAACGGCGCCTATCTCACGCGAAACAATGTCGACGGATCGTCGAGCCGCTCGGTCACGACGGGTGTGCAGACGCTCGAGCCATCGACCTCGACGGACCGCGACCGTCTCGTCGCCGATCTGACGCTGTCGTGGAATCTGCTCGACTTCGGCGTCAGCTATTTCAACGCGCGTCAACAGGCAAACCGGATCCTTGTCGTCGACGAGCAGCGGCGCCGGGTGACACAGAACCTGTTCCAGGACGTGCGGCGAGCCTTTTGGCGCGCCGCAGGCGCGCAGGTGCTGAACGCGCGAATCAAGTCGGCGATCCACGAGGCTCAAGGCGCGCTGACGAATTCCCGTCAGGTCGAGAAGGAGGGCCTGCGCCCGCCGGTCGATGCGCTGCGCTATCAGAAGGCGCTGCTCGATCTGTTGCGCCAGCTCGAAAGCGTGCAGCAGGTGCTGGCGATCTCGAAGACGGAATTGGCCTCGCTGATCAACCTGCCGCCTGGCCAGAACTATTCGCTGGCGGTTCCGCGCTCCCTTGCCGTGCAGCCGCTGCACGTGTCCATGGCGCGGATGGAAGAAACCGCGCTCATGCTCAACCCCGACATCCGGGAGCAGAGCTATCTGAAGCGAATCAGCGTCGACGAGGCGCACAAGGCGATTCTGAAGCTTTTGCCCAGCGCAAATCTGAGCTGGGGACCGAACTACGATAGCAACAGCTTTCTCGTGAACAACACCTGGACCGCCGGCGCGGTTCGCATCGGTGGCTATCTGAACAGCCTGATCCTGGCTCCGGTGACGCTCAGGCGGACCGACAATGCCACGTTGCTGGTCGACACGAGGCGCGAGGCGCTGAGCATCGCCACGCTGGCCAAGCTCCACATCGCCTATCAGCAATATCTGGCGGCGAGCCGCGACTATAGCCGCTCGACCGAGCTCGCCGACGTCGATCAGCGACTGTCGCAGCAGATCACCAACCGTACTGCAAGTGACGTGCAGGGCGATCTCGAGCGGATTTCAGCCGAGGTCAGCGCGGTGTTCTCCGAGCTGCGGCGATACCAGGCCTATGCGGAGGCGCAGGCTGCACTCGGACGAATCTATGCGACGCTGGGCGTCGATCCG
This genomic interval from Bradyrhizobium guangzhouense contains the following:
- a CDS encoding HlyD family efflux transporter periplasmic adaptor subunit yields the protein MANPSTARLLPLREEIAICPGPTALDGSPTWTLHDPACNRFYRLGWPEFEMLSRWQAGSIDAITAQVNAETTLAVDAEEVSDLAQFLVGSNLVRSAGPQATAALVRKAEQMRESIGHWLLHNYLFVRIPLLRPDRFLSATYPYVHWVHSRAFALAIVMIGVFGLYLVARQWDAFIGTFVDLFSVTGAIYFAITLGGLKVVHELGHAYTAKRYGCRVPTMGVALLVMVPVLYSDVNESWMLTSRRRRLAIGLAGVTAELCCAAIALCVWGFLPPGPARSAAFLVATSTWVTTVLINLSPFMRYDGYYVLSDWLETPNLHTRAFALARWWLRETLLGLGDPPPEALPAGRQTFLVVFAFITWIYRFSLFIGIAVIVYHFAVKALGIVMMAVEIGYFLIRPVASEGLTWWRRRHELRWSPKTLLTAAIAAGLVGLLLVPWRSTIEAPALLRSVQRIDVFVSDVGARVATIAVQDGDEVAKGAPLVRLVSPDLDYRIGRLKSEIEVLEWQMAAKGLDADLLARSQVTESEYAAALSEYRSLSDEKARLDTTAPIAGKVVDLVEGLAPGVWMPAKSRLLSVIDPKQVMVEAYVDEADLGRIRAGDRATFYAEADNRIEAQLRVVEVAGGSAHTLSDPYLASVFGGPIAVRSPKQNELIPDRTIYRVVLAPDGDAVTPSRVLRGRVALSGEAVSIAARLWRTLLAVVIREASP
- a CDS encoding TolC family protein encodes the protein MTICGKPRLPLRQLLAVVTTILVGGCSLVPHPMTDDERAAELQIDTAAMFAGQEPLNHPLTLHEALARALKYNLDARVKVMEEALASDDLDLSRYDLLPKAGYNGAYLTRNNVDGSSSRSVTTGVQTLEPSTSTDRDRLVADLTLSWNLLDFGVSYFNARQQANRILVVDEQRRRVTQNLFQDVRRAFWRAAGAQVLNARIKSAIHEAQGALTNSRQVEKEGLRPPVDALRYQKALLDLLRQLESVQQVLAISKTELASLINLPPGQNYSLAVPRSLAVQPLHVSMARMEETALMLNPDIREQSYLKRISVDEAHKAILKLLPSANLSWGPNYDSNSFLVNNTWTAGAVRIGGYLNSLILAPVTLRRTDNATLLVDTRREALSIATLAKLHIAYQQYLAASRDYSRSTELADVDQRLSQQITNRTASDVQGDLERISAEVSAVFSELRRYQAYAEAQAALGRIYATLGVDPVPSAAASYDVIELSREIRRGMLEWQRGQIAEPVADAGQGAAPSDVASTATANIATAKPETAKSETAKSETVKSEAAKTVSPSAVPSSVATATTAAPPAADQKIGVN